TATAGTAATGAACACTTACCTAAACATATTCATATTGAAAAAGACAGTAATACTGCAAAATTTAACATAGAAGTAGTTGAACTTGTAAAAAGGATTTTCTGCACATGAATTGAAAGAATTGCGTAATTTAGTAATTAGTAATGTTGAACTTTTCAAAAACAAATGGGATGAGTATTTTAACAATTAATAAATCAAAATTAGCAACGGATATTTCATTTAATGAATCAAAAATGATAATTCTATTTGAAGATGGAAGAGAATTATCCGTACCACTAGAGTGGTTTAATAAATTAAGGAATGCTTCAAAAAAACAATTAGAAAATTGGCGTTTTATAGGAAAAGGCGAAGGCATTCATTGGGAAGATTTAGATGAAGACATATCTATTGAAAATCTATTAGATTAAAATTACATTCTTGCAATTGGTAAAGTCATACAATGTGGTCCACCTCTTGCTCTTGATAGTTCAGCAGAAGATAAAGTAATAATTGTTTTTTCTATTTGATTAATATTAATTTTATTATTAACTACTGCTTCAACTGTAATAATGTTAAAGCCATTGTCTTGTAATGCTTGTAGTGTTTTAATATTTCTTTCGTAAGAGTATGCAACACCAGCTTTTACTGCTACAAAATTACAACCATCTGTCCATTGTTCTCTTTCTGCAAAAGGCGATTTTCCATTTCCACAAGGAATAAATTGCATTTTTGGATAGATTTCTTGTAGTAAATCTTTTATAGAATCGTGCAGTACAGCTCTCTTGTTTTCTTTTGAATAAGTTACAATATCCACTTTATCATTTTTATCGAAAACCAAAGGAGCAAAACCTACACAAGTATTTTCATCAATTATTGTTACAATAGTATCTAAGTGCATGCAATATCTATCTTTTGGCATATCTATTACAGATATATAATCTACTACATTATTTTCAAATAATATATTTTTTAACTCGAAAATAGCATTTAATGAAGTTCGTTCACTTTCTCCAATTAACAAATGTTTTGGATGCACCAACATAATATCACCACCTTCTATTGAAAAAGATTTCTTGGTTTTTCGTTCCATTAAATCTATAATTTTTCCTTCAAACGATTTAAAAATTGGATGATGTTTTACGATATAACTTGTTAATATATTTTCTCTTTGTCTTGCTTTTTTATTAGCTGTACATAAAATAATATGGTCGTTTACGACACAAGCAATATCTCTTGTAAACACTAAATTTGGTAACGGATTTAAAATAAACTCTGCTTTTCCTGGTAATATTCCTGCTACTAAAATTTCGCATAAATCTTCTGCTGTTTTTGATTTAAGCAATTCATATTTAGCTAAGTTTAAATATTTTATTTCAAATAAATAATCTAATAAATCATTTTTTATTGATTCATCTTCTAAAATATCAGTCAATAAGTCTTCAAATTCTAAAACATTATCATCACCTAAAAGTTGTTTTAAAGAGTTGGTAAAACTATTGTGCTCTTCAATCATTCTTGGTAAAAAAACAATATCATCGTAGAGCAACTCTTCTGCTAACTCTGGCGAAATTTGTTCTATACCATAATCTGGTTGATGTACTATGACTTTTTGTAATTGTTGAATTTCACTTTCAATTTTCATAAGGTTTCAATTTACACTTCATTTTAACTGGTTGATGATCTGAGAATGCAAAATCGTTTGGTAATCCTTCAACAGCAATGAGTTCTATATTTGGCGACAATAAATAAAAATCGATAATCGTAGTATAAGATTTATCTTTTACATATGGTTTATCTACCTTTCTATTCGTAGCATGATTGATATCAAAAGCCCAAGTCCAATTACTATCTACATATCCTTCTGGAATTGGCATTTCTTCGTAATTGCTATTCGCATCTTTTGGTGTATAACCTGGTGGAATTTGATTCCAATCGCCACCTACAATTACATAATTACCTAAATTATATTCATCAACAATATATTTTTTAAAATATTCCATTTCTTGTATTTTCAATTTTCCACCATCATAAGCCGAATTGTGTGTATTGATTACAATAAGTTGCTTGCCATTTTTTAAATTAAATCTATGTTTTACAAAACATCTATCTAAAAAAAACAATCCTTTAGGAAAAGAAAAATTACTAGGAAACTGTACTCTAATTGGTTCACTTGCTGTTTGATATGGAAACAAACTCACTATTCCACCTAATACTTTTCCCATAGGATTGGTAAATGGCAATGGCACATATTTTACATCGTAGTTAACACCAAGCACAGCATTGTAACCAGTTGTTTTTTGAATAGCATCTAATTCGTTTATTTTATAACTTCTTTTAGATTTCACATCAACTTCTTGTAACAAAATAAAATCGGCATCACTTGTCCACGATTTAACGGTTTGTAGAACACCATCTAAATTTTTCTGTGTCAAATCTTTTTTCGGTCGCACCATTTTTCCACCATCATAAAAGAAATCCGACTCTGCTCCTAATCCACAATAACCAATATTCCAATCATAAAAAACAAATTCGTCTTTATCAATAGCTCTATTTACGCTTCCTTTTATAACTTCAATTTCTTCTTCAGGTTCTGGCTGATAGTCTGTAAAATATGCATAAGCAATAGTGGCAGCAACATACAATCCAAACAAAATTGCTCCTAATAAAATGAGTTTTATAATAACCATAATCGTTTTTTTCATAGCAATTATTTACTTTTATGTTTACAATATAATGGTTTAAATTTTTAAACACAATAATTATGATGAAAACAAATCAACTAAAATGGAAAACCAATGATGGTGTTGATATTTTTGGTGTAAATTGGTATACAGATGAAAAGCCAAAAGCTGTTTTGTGTATTACACATGGTATGGGCGAACACATTCTGAGATATGAACCTATTGCTGTTTATTTTACGGCAAATGGTTATGCTGTAATGGGTTACGACCATAGAGGTCATGGTCAGAGTGGTGGACAAAGAGGTCATTATCCCAATTTTGATGAGTTTTTAAATGATTATGGTATTTTCTTGCAACAAGTAGAAGAACAGTACGGCGAAATACCTAAGATTTGTTACGGACATAGTATGGGTGGAAATGTCTTAGCCAATTATTTTATTAGGAGAAAAGCCGAAGCCAAAGCATTGATATTTTCTTCACCATATATTAAGTTGGCGTTTCAACCACCAAGCATAAAAGTTGGTTTAGGTAAGCTAATGAAAAATATTGTACCTACACTTTCTTTGCCAACTGGTTTAGAAGTAGAAGCTATTTCTAGAGATGAAGCTGTTGTGGAAGATTATAAAAAAGATAAACTCAACCATGATAAAGTTTCTTCTATTATGGGAATTGAAATGATGGAAACTGGACAGTATGCTCTAGACCATGCTAGTGAAATTAATTTGCCTACTTTAGTTTTTCATGGTTCGGCAGATAGATTAACTTCATTTGATGCAAGTAAAGCATTTGCTTCTAAAATTAAGAATGCAACTTTTATTCCTTACGAAGGTTTGTATCATGAAACGCACCATGAACCAGAAAAGGAAACCGTTTTAAAAAATATGTTAGATTGGTGTAATCAGCAGATATAAATGAATACAAATACATTAATGGCAGAATGGCAAGAACAAGATGCTATACTACTTGCCTTTCCTCATCAAAATAGCGATTGGAAAAACTATTGGACTGATATTATTCCTTGCTATATTAATATCATCAATACTATTGCACAATACCAAACAGTAATTGTTTTGTGTGATGATGCTTCAACCGTAAGTAATTACTTTGATACTAATATTCAAAAAAATTGCATTTTTGTACAATTAAAATACAATGATACTTGGGCAAGAGATTTTGGTGTATTAAGTATTGTTAATGATGATAAAATCATATTGAATAATTTTATTTTTAATGCTTGGGGAAATAAATTTGATGCTACACTCGATAATCAGATTAATAAAAAATTATACGATAATAATATATTTATTGATAGTATTGAATTTAATAATATTGATTTTATACTAGAAGGTGGTGCTGTAGAAAGCAATGGCAAAGGAACTATTTTAACTACTGCAAAATGTGTGTTCAATCAAAACAGAAATCCAACATTAACACAAGAAGAAATTATTCATGCATTAAAAAAATATTTGTCTGCTAATAAAATACTAGTCTTGTATCATGGCGATATACTTGGTGATGATACCGATGCACACATTGATACATTGGCAAGATATTGTAATGAAAATACCATTGCTTATGTCCAAACTGATGATACTACTGATGCACATTATTTAGAATTGTTATTGATGGAAAAAGAATTATTGCAGATAGCTAATGAAAAGCAATACAACTTAGTTCCATTACCAGTACCTAGTCCAATTTATGCACCTGATGACAACAGAAGACTTCCTGCTACTTATGCCAATTTTTTAATCTTAAATGATATTGTTTTAATGCCAACTTACAATGTAACAGAAGATGATTTGGCTATAACACAACTTCAAAAAGCATTTTCAAACAAAAAAGTTATTGGTATTGATGCTAGTGCTTTAATTTTGCAACATGGTTCTTTGCATTGTATTACGATGCAATTACCTAAAAATAGTATCAATAAAAACAATATAGGAAAAATAATTATTATATAATGAAAGTAGGATTAGTACAACAGTCGTGTAATAGAGATGCTGCAGCAAATATTCAAAAATCTATTGATGGAATTATTGCTTGTAAAAATCAAGGAGCAGAATTAGTTATTTTACAAGAGTTACATACCAATATTTATTTCTGTCAAGCAGAAGAAACCAATATGTTTGATTTGGCAGAATCTATTCCTGGTAATAGTACGGAAATCTTTAGCAAAGTAGCAAAAGATAATCAAGTAGTTTTAGTGACTTCATTATTTGAAAAAAGAGCTGCTGGTTTGTATCACAATACTGCTGTTGTTTTTGAAAAAGATGGAAGCATCGCTGGAAAATATAGAAAAATGCACATTCCAGATGATCCTGCATACTACGAAAAATTTTATTTTACGCCAGGCGATTTAGGTTTTCAACCAATTACAACTTCTATAGGAAAATTAGGCGTTTTGGTTTGTTGGGATCAATGGTATCCTGAAGCTGCTCGACTAATGGCTTTAGCTGGTGCAGAATTATTAATTTATCCTACGGCAATTGGCTGGGAAAGCACCGATAGCACTGAAGAAAAAGAAAGACAGTTTACTGCTTGGCAAACTGTACAAAGAGGTCATGCTGTTGCTAATGGTTTGCCTGTAATTGCTGTAAATAGAGTTGGCATAGAAGAAGATTGGACGAATGTTACCAATGGTATAGAATTTTGGGGACAAAGTTTTATTGCAGGACCACAAGGAGAAATTCTATATCATGCAAGTAGTAAACAAGAAGAAAATATAGTTTTTGATATAGACATGCAACGCAGTGAACATGTAAGAAGAATTTGGCCTTTTTTAAGAGATAGACGCATTGATGCTTATGCTGATTTAACTAAAAGATATATAGATTAGCATATTATGTCACTTATAGCAAACTTCTCTCCTTGCTTCATAGCAGTGTCTCCTGAAAGGGACACTGCGTAATTATAATTAAAAAAATATAATACAATAAATTTCACAATATGTCACTTATAGCAAACTTCTCTCCTTTTCCTTTTTT
Above is a genomic segment from Chitinophagales bacterium containing:
- a CDS encoding carbon-nitrogen hydrolase, encoding MKVGLVQQSCNRDAAANIQKSIDGIIACKNQGAELVILQELHTNIYFCQAEETNMFDLAESIPGNSTEIFSKVAKDNQVVLVTSLFEKRAAGLYHNTAVVFEKDGSIAGKYRKMHIPDDPAYYEKFYFTPGDLGFQPITTSIGKLGVLVCWDQWYPEAARLMALAGAELLIYPTAIGWESTDSTEEKERQFTAWQTVQRGHAVANGLPVIAVNRVGIEEDWTNVTNGIEFWGQSFIAGPQGEILYHASSKQEENIVFDIDMQRSEHVRRIWPFLRDRRIDAYADLTKRYID
- a CDS encoding lysophospholipase; this translates as MMKTNQLKWKTNDGVDIFGVNWYTDEKPKAVLCITHGMGEHILRYEPIAVYFTANGYAVMGYDHRGHGQSGGQRGHYPNFDEFLNDYGIFLQQVEEQYGEIPKICYGHSMGGNVLANYFIRRKAEAKALIFSSPYIKLAFQPPSIKVGLGKLMKNIVPTLSLPTGLEVEAISRDEAVVEDYKKDKLNHDKVSSIMGIEMMETGQYALDHASEINLPTLVFHGSADRLTSFDASKAFASKIKNATFIPYEGLYHETHHEPEKETVLKNMLDWCNQQI
- a CDS encoding arginine deiminase; protein product: MKIESEIQQLQKVIVHQPDYGIEQISPELAEELLYDDIVFLPRMIEEHNSFTNSLKQLLGDDNVLEFEDLLTDILEDESIKNDLLDYLFEIKYLNLAKYELLKSKTAEDLCEILVAGILPGKAEFILNPLPNLVFTRDIACVVNDHIILCTANKKARQRENILTSYIVKHHPIFKSFEGKIIDLMERKTKKSFSIEGGDIMLVHPKHLLIGESERTSLNAIFELKNILFENNVVDYISVIDMPKDRYCMHLDTIVTIIDENTCVGFAPLVFDKNDKVDIVTYSKENKRAVLHDSIKDLLQEIYPKMQFIPCGNGKSPFAEREQWTDGCNFVAVKAGVAYSYERNIKTLQALQDNGFNIITVEAVVNNKININQIEKTIITLSSAELSRARGGPHCMTLPIARM
- a CDS encoding DUF2442 domain-containing protein, translating into MSILTINKSKLATDISFNESKMIILFEDGRELSVPLEWFNKLRNASKKQLENWRFIGKGEGIHWEDLDEDISIENLLD
- a CDS encoding agmatine deiminase family protein — encoded protein: MNTNTLMAEWQEQDAILLAFPHQNSDWKNYWTDIIPCYINIINTIAQYQTVIVLCDDASTVSNYFDTNIQKNCIFVQLKYNDTWARDFGVLSIVNDDKIILNNFIFNAWGNKFDATLDNQINKKLYDNNIFIDSIEFNNIDFILEGGAVESNGKGTILTTAKCVFNQNRNPTLTQEEIIHALKKYLSANKILVLYHGDILGDDTDAHIDTLARYCNENTIAYVQTDDTTDAHYLELLLMEKELLQIANEKQYNLVPLPVPSPIYAPDDNRRLPATYANFLILNDIVLMPTYNVTEDDLAITQLQKAFSNKKVIGIDASALILQHGSLHCITMQLPKNSINKNNIGKIIII
- a CDS encoding endonuclease/exonuclease/phosphatase family protein — encoded protein: MKKTIMVIIKLILLGAILFGLYVAATIAYAYFTDYQPEPEEEIEVIKGSVNRAIDKDEFVFYDWNIGYCGLGAESDFFYDGGKMVRPKKDLTQKNLDGVLQTVKSWTSDADFILLQEVDVKSKRSYKINELDAIQKTTGYNAVLGVNYDVKYVPLPFTNPMGKVLGGIVSLFPYQTASEPIRVQFPSNFSFPKGLFFLDRCFVKHRFNLKNGKQLIVINTHNSAYDGGKLKIQEMEYFKKYIVDEYNLGNYVIVGGDWNQIPPGYTPKDANSNYEEMPIPEGYVDSNWTWAFDINHATNRKVDKPYVKDKSYTTIIDFYLLSPNIELIAVEGLPNDFAFSDHQPVKMKCKLKPYEN